In a genomic window of Drosophila takahashii strain IR98-3 E-12201 chromosome 3L, DtakHiC1v2, whole genome shotgun sequence:
- the tfc gene encoding C-type lectin 37Db isoform X2, with protein sequence MQKYFVLTVIISIQMLCILDRTMASPPKGTGPVADCPNCVDESQYTPNKWTMPLLKLGEKRYYLGIFFKANWFKATQYCRYHGMHLASISSQEENDRLEKHIRDFGLGHEHFWISGTDLADEGNFFWMATGRPITFTNWNAGEPNNFRYENGEEENCLELWNRDGKGLKWNDSPCSFETYFVCEVQPN encoded by the exons ATGCAAAAGTATTTCGTTTTGACTGTGATAATCTCCATCCAAATGCTATGCATTTTGGACAGGACAATGGCGTCGCCGCCGAAAGGAACAGGTCCTGTAGCGG ACTGCCCCAACTGCGTGGACGAGTCGCAGTACACGCCGAACAAATGGACGATGCCGCTGCTGAAACTCGGGGAGAAGCGCTACTACCTCGGCATCTTCTTCAAG GCAAACTGGTTCAAAGCCACACAATATTGCCGGTACCATGGCATGCATCTGGCCAGCATTTCATCACAGGAAGAGAACGATAGACTGGAGAAGCACATACGTGACTTTG GCCTGGGCCACGAACATTTCTGGATTTCCGGCACGGACCTGGCCGACGAGGGCAACTTCTTCTGGATGGCCACCGGTCGACCCATCACATTCACCAACTGGAACGCCGGGGAGCCCAACAATTTCCGGTACGAGAACGGCGAGGAGGAGAACTGTTTGGAGCTGTGGAACCGCGATGGCAAGGGCCTCAAGTGGAACGACTCGCCCTGCAGCTTCGAGACCTACTTTGTCTGCGAAGTGCAGCCCAATTAA